A stretch of the Arthrobacter stackebrandtii genome encodes the following:
- a CDS encoding FKBP-type peptidyl-prolyl cis-trans isomerase: MSFGARNFDRTKPEIDFPDHGVPTELVIEDIIEGDGTEVVRGSTVSTHYVGVAFSTGEEFDSSWNRGTPLDFKAGIGQVIQGWDQGLLGMKVGGRRRLEIPSELAYGSRGAGGAIGPNEALIFVVDLVAVR; encoded by the coding sequence ATGTCTTTTGGAGCCCGCAACTTTGACCGCACCAAGCCGGAAATCGACTTCCCGGACCATGGCGTCCCCACCGAACTGGTGATTGAGGACATCATCGAAGGCGACGGCACCGAAGTGGTCCGCGGCAGCACCGTCTCCACCCACTACGTCGGCGTTGCCTTCTCCACTGGTGAAGAGTTCGACTCCTCCTGGAACCGCGGCACCCCGCTGGACTTCAAGGCCGGCATCGGCCAGGTCATCCAGGGCTGGGACCAGGGCCTGCTGGGCATGAAGGTCGGCGGACGCCGCCGCCTGGAAATCCCCTCGGAGCTGGCCTACGGCTCGCGCGGCGCCGGCGGAGCCATCGGCCCCAACGAAGCCCTGATCTTCGTGGTCGATCTCGTGGCAGTGCGCTAA
- a CDS encoding FKBP-type peptidyl-prolyl cis-trans isomerase gives MRRILALILPLMLLLTACGQSASTDPTPSASASVPPSNAEVFASVKVEDQGKGKAPKVTFKTPLAITAESMAVVSEGKGEPVKAGQAIVLQAIGFNAEDGKTSGDSFSDPAGQRILLDDAFKSSNPLVYNTFVGAKVGSWVAYAYPAQATGATASTEPAAMTVFLVESAADVAKPLSKPEGETVAPVAGLPTVKDDDKGVPVITIGDAKAPTALVAQDLITGKGAVVKETDTIVANYVGVNFVGGEIFDSSFQSGKPATFPLNQVIKGWTQGLAGKTVGSRVLLVIPADLAYGEQGSGKAKGDLVFVVDILGVQ, from the coding sequence GTGCGCCGAATTCTTGCACTCATCCTGCCTCTCATGCTGCTGTTGACCGCCTGCGGCCAGTCGGCATCCACCGATCCCACCCCCAGCGCATCGGCGAGCGTCCCGCCGTCGAACGCGGAAGTGTTCGCCTCCGTCAAGGTGGAGGACCAGGGCAAGGGCAAGGCGCCCAAGGTCACCTTCAAGACCCCCCTCGCCATCACCGCCGAGTCGATGGCCGTGGTCTCCGAAGGCAAGGGCGAGCCCGTCAAGGCCGGCCAGGCCATCGTCCTCCAGGCCATCGGCTTCAACGCCGAGGACGGCAAGACCAGCGGCGACAGCTTCTCCGACCCCGCCGGCCAGCGCATCCTCCTGGACGACGCCTTCAAGTCCAGCAACCCGCTGGTCTACAACACGTTCGTGGGCGCCAAGGTCGGCTCCTGGGTTGCCTACGCCTACCCGGCCCAGGCAACCGGTGCCACGGCCAGCACCGAGCCCGCAGCCATGACGGTGTTCCTCGTTGAATCCGCCGCCGACGTGGCCAAGCCCCTCAGCAAGCCTGAAGGCGAGACAGTTGCACCGGTGGCGGGCCTGCCCACCGTGAAGGACGACGACAAGGGCGTCCCGGTCATCACGATCGGCGATGCCAAGGCCCCCACGGCACTTGTGGCCCAGGACCTCATCACGGGCAAGGGCGCCGTGGTCAAGGAAACCGACACCATCGTGGCCAACTACGTCGGCGTGAACTTTGTGGGCGGGGAAATCTTCGACTCCAGCTTCCAGTCGGGCAAGCCTGCGACCTTCCCGCTGAACCAGGTCATCAAGGGCTGGACCCAGGGCCTGGCCGGCAAGACAGTGGGCTCCCGCGTGCTGCTCGTCATCCCCGCAGACCTGGCCTATGGCGAACAGGGTTCGGGCAAGGCCAAGGGCGACCTCGTGTTCGTTGTTGATATCCTTGGTGTCCAGTAA